From a single Papaver somniferum cultivar HN1 unplaced genomic scaffold, ASM357369v1 unplaced-scaffold_19, whole genome shotgun sequence genomic region:
- the LOC113338469 gene encoding uncharacterized protein LOC113338469, with translation MASARSILAEAEDSELERQLKILNKPSIKTLHAPWGDIYDCVEFHKQPAFDHPLLKNHKFLGRDETASTKPHNTLMSLGDGCPKGTVPIRRTTKEDLIRAKSFSASTTSSHAPGEEHRAGITLQVVGETFNGASGTLNAWNPTVNPDQFSSAELALKGGPQEQTSAVKFGWIVSPELYGNNKTRTFAYWTGDGGHKTGCYNTRCRGFVQVDRAHPPDMTFAETSHFPGSQVVITVEISLDTLFIANKNFFGRQMHIRGKYLVYGKELIAQLVECSSKGIERETGKWWLILHPGPIKIGYWPRKLFPLFNPGAQYVYWGGRVKSGKDGSIPPMGGGVGPGGFSNANGVIGDLQYYDKNSHVLKPEKIEYTIDCKQYDSHYDNGHHAVYFGGPGGGICT, from the exons ATGGCTTCTGCTAGGAGTATTTTAGCAGAAGCGGAGGATTCGGAGTTGGAAAGACAACTAAAGATTCTAAACAAACCATCCATCAAAACCTTACAT GCTCCATGGGGTGATATCTATGACTGCGTTGAATTCCACAAACAACCTGCATTCGATCATCCGTTACTCAAGAATCATAAGTTCCTG GGGAGAGACGAAACTGCGTCCACTAAACCACATAATACGTTGATGAGTCTAGGCGATGGGTGTCCAAAAGGAACTGTCCCTATTCGCAGGACGACTAAAGAAGATTTGATCAGAGCTAAATCCTTCTCTGCATCAACAACATCATCCCACGCTCCTGGTGAAGAACAT AGAGCAGGTATAACTCTTCAAGTAGTTGGTGAAACATTCAATGGAGCCAGTGGAACACTTAACGCATGGAATCCCACAGTAAATCCGGACCAATTTAGTTCAGCTGAACTTGCGCTTAAAGGAGGTCCACAGGAACAGACCAGCGCAGTCAAATTTGGGTGGATT GTAAGCCCGGAGTTGTATGGTAATAACAAGACTCGAACTTTTGCGTATTGGACT GGCGATGGTGGTCACAAAACAGGTTGCTATAATACTCGTTGCAGGGGATTTGTGCAAGTTGACCGAGCACATCCTCCTGATATGACGTTTGCCGAAACATCACATTTTCCAGGATCTCAGGTTGTAATCACAGTGGAGATTTCTCTG GATACTCTTTTTATTGCTAACAAAAACTTCTTTGGACGACAAATGCATATTCGTGGAAAGTACTTAGTATATGGTAAAGAGCTTATTGCACAGTTGGTGGAATGCTCCTCCAAGGGGATT GAACGAGAAACTGGAAAATGGTGGTTGATATTGCATCCGGGGCCTATTAAAATAGGATATTGGCCCAGAAAACTATTCCCACTATTTAATCCAGGTGCCCAGTATGTTTACTGGGGTGGCCGCGTAAAGTCTGGAAAAGATGGAAGTATTCCACCAATGGGTGGTGGTGTTGGACCTGGTGGATTTTCTAATGCCAACGGTGTAATTGGTGATCTTCAATATTATGACAAGAATAGTCATGTTCTAAAACCTGAAAAAATTGAATATACTATCGACTGTAAGCAATATGATTCTCATTATGATAATGGCCACCATGCCGTTTACTTCGGAGGACCTGGTGGTGGCATATGTACCTGA